TTTTATAAATTTTGAAGCTTTGTAGTAGGGCAGATTGTAGAGTGGGGGCATTCCTACCTATCTTGAGGTTTTTTTTAGAATTGCTtgtaaatacttttttttttatggTGGGAAAGTTAAGaagaagttttgaaaaatattttttctttttttactagAAAAAAATTTTTTCtcgaaaaataaattaataagaaaaatatttaaatcaaccaattgaaaatattttttctagcgGACACACCCATAAAATTTCCCTAGAAATCGCCGCTAGAGCACGTCACTCTATTTTAGGTCCAACGTACGAGAAACCTCGGTACCACTTCTCTCTTTCTATACGTGTCTCTCCAATTACTCAAATTCTAACAttcctaaaccctaaaccctaatcttAGAAGTAAATCCGAACGGCctcctttcggtttcggtttattcggttcggtaactttcgatttattcggtttgaacactaactagtgcatagagtcatGGACTGTAATATTCTGAATTAAActactcaaaagtacaaaactaaaaacaTTTTGTTGataaaagttttgtccaaaaccaaTAAATATCAACTCAGAAAGAGAAAACTGTAGATAaaggaataaatttgatcattaaaaatgtcttgttacttgtttAGAGTTAATCGATGAACatagagaataaagaaaagtaaaattttaatttttttatatttatgttataattaataatatgtatattatataatataatatatatttcggtacgataTCGTTATTtcggtatttcattttaaaagtatcaaatatcatacttaatattaattttttttaaaacttaaaccaaataccacaTCGAATACCAAAACGAATaccaaatatcaaaattttcgGTTTCACTGATAATTCGGTATTTACTCACGGCCATGCGAGAAACCTTGGTACCACTTCTCTCTTTCTATACGTGTACTCCAATTACTCAAATTCAACAttcctaaaccctaaaccctaatcttAGAAGCAAATCCGAACGGCCATGGCACATCACGCCGGTGACAACGACGGCGACGGCCAGAAACGGCGGCTCTATAACCCATACCAAGATCTCCAAGTCCCTATACAAAACCTTTACAAACTCCCCACTTCCCCTGAATTCCTCTTCCAAGAAGAATCTCTCGCACAACGCCGATCATGGGGAGAAAACCTAACGTACTTCACCGGCATCGGTTACCTCTCCGGTTCTGTCCTCGGCGCCGGTAAGGGATTCATCGAAGGCGTAAAAGCTTCCGAGCCAGGGGATACCTTAAAGCTCCGGGTTAACAGGATCTTAAACGGGTCGGGTCATACGGGAAGGAAATTCGGGAACCGTGTCGGAATAATTGGGCTGATTTATGCGGGTATGGAGAGTGGGATGGTGGCGATTAGGGATACGGATGACGTGATCAATAGCGTGGTGGCGGGTTTAGGGACTGGAGCTTTTTATAGGGCAGCGGCGGGGCTGAGGTCGGCGGCTGTTGCTGGGGTTATTGGTGGTGCTGTTGTAGGGCTCAGTGTTGCAGCGAAACAGGCCGTGAAACGATACGTACCTATCTGAGCTTTTGTGCTGGTTTAATTTTTGGGCCTTAATGTTAGTAGCTTTCAATTGTTACTGAAATTTTAGATCATACATTGAGAAATTGTTTTCAGGCTGAGCAGTAAGGTAATTATTTCATGAAAAGTTGCATGCTTTCTAGATGTATTTACATGTTTTTGAATAGATATTCTGAAATTAGGTATAAAAGACACTTGTAT
This DNA window, taken from Nicotiana tabacum cultivar K326 chromosome 15, ASM71507v2, whole genome shotgun sequence, encodes the following:
- the LOC107766834 gene encoding mitochondrial import inner membrane translocase subunit TIM23-2-like, with translation MAHHAGDNDGDGQKRRLYNPYQDLQVPIQNLYKLPTSPEFLFQEESLAQRRSWGENLTYFTGIGYLSGSVLGAGKGFIEGVKASEPGDTLKLRVNRILNGSGHTGRKFGNRVGIIGLIYAGMESGMVAIRDTDDVINSVVAGLGTGAFYRAAAGLRSAAVAGVIGGAVVGLSVAAKQAVKRYVPI